A stretch of the Candidatus Zixiibacteriota bacterium genome encodes the following:
- a CDS encoding uroporphyrinogen decarboxylase family protein — MRREKYSHRERLQMILAGEKPDRHAASFWRHFFHREHFAEGTAEAMLYFQKEFDWDFMKINPRADYHVEGWGLLQEWSHDEFKKHVKSNFPVSRPEDWFKIKSLPISTPALVEHLKVVSLIRRKSDPELPILMTAFTPLAVAGRMVERQETLVEHIRKSPELVETALRAITDTFKGFVSELRNAGADGLFFATTQWASGDMITWEEYQKFGVPYDLEVIKATESDALNLLHVCSSNNYLRELTQLEYNAALVNWEANDPTNLPLDKANDILSPKVMVGGVDHNGWLQQSEPEEIRYKIDELKERFEPTRLIIGPGCSIPPETPVANLRAIRERL; from the coding sequence TTGAGACGCGAAAAGTACTCTCATCGTGAACGCCTCCAGATGATCCTTGCCGGCGAGAAACCGGACCGCCACGCCGCGTCGTTCTGGCGGCATTTCTTCCACCGGGAGCACTTCGCCGAGGGCACCGCCGAGGCGATGCTCTATTTCCAGAAGGAATTCGACTGGGACTTCATGAAGATCAACCCCAGGGCGGACTACCATGTCGAGGGCTGGGGATTGCTGCAAGAGTGGTCCCACGACGAATTCAAGAAGCACGTCAAGAGCAACTTCCCGGTGAGCAGGCCCGAGGACTGGTTCAAGATCAAATCGCTGCCGATATCGACCCCGGCACTAGTCGAGCACTTGAAAGTCGTCTCGCTCATCCGGCGTAAGTCGGACCCCGAGCTGCCGATTCTGATGACTGCCTTTACACCCCTGGCTGTCGCCGGGCGGATGGTGGAACGGCAGGAGACGCTCGTAGAGCATATTCGTAAATCACCCGAACTGGTCGAAACGGCTCTGCGGGCCATTACCGATACGTTCAAGGGATTCGTCTCGGAGCTGCGGAACGCCGGAGCCGACGGCCTCTTTTTCGCCACCACCCAATGGGCAAGCGGCGATATGATTACCTGGGAGGAATATCAGAAATTCGGAGTGCCGTACGACCTTGAAGTTATCAAAGCGACCGAGTCAGACGCGCTCAATCTTCTGCACGTCTGCAGCTCGAACAACTACTTGCGAGAACTGACTCAATTGGAGTACAACGCGGCGCTGGTCAACTGGGAGGCCAACGACCCGACTAACCTGCCGCTTGACAAGGCCAATGATATCCTCAGCCCCAAAGTCATGGTGGGCGGGGTCGACCACAACGGCTGGCTGCAGCAGAGCGAGCCGGAGGAAATCAGGTACAAGATCGATGAACTCAAAGAGCGCTTTGAACCTACCCGCCTGATTATCGGGCCGGGCTGTTCGATTCCACCAGAGACGCCTGTTGCCAATTTGCGTGCTATCAGGGAGCGATTATAG
- a CDS encoding prepilin-type N-terminal cleavage/methylation domain-containing protein: protein MFSKFHNRQKGFTLIELMIVVVIIGILAALAIPRFMAATVKAKESEAKTILKQIFTLERTYRQEQGAYSNDLNAIGFDVPTNSRFIYAIDAAAANTFTASATPDGTDADLVTTFTINEDGTIAP from the coding sequence ATGTTTTCCAAGTTCCACAACCGTCAGAAGGGTTTCACCCTTATCGAGCTGATGATCGTGGTTGTGATTATCGGCATCTTGGCGGCCCTGGCCATTCCGCGTTTCATGGCTGCCACGGTCAAGGCTAAGGAGTCTGAGGCCAAGACCATTCTGAAGCAGATCTTCACGCTGGAGCGGACCTATCGTCAGGAGCAGGGCGCATACTCGAACGACCTGAACGCGATCGGCTTTGATGTCCCGACCAACTCACGGTTCATCTATGCCATCGACGCCGCCGCAGCGAACACCTTTACGGCCTCGGCGACCCCGGACGGTACCGATGCTGACCTGGTGACCACGTTCACCATCAACGAAGACGGCACCATCGCTCCGTAA
- a CDS encoding BlaI/MecI/CopY family transcriptional regulator has protein sequence MTAEPFYFDITGEGIGVFMGPTEARLMELAWRHQSLTVKSALALLEPNQTAAYTTVMTVLNRLVQKGLLLRDKDGRNFVYRPAVDREQFIRSRVGQVEDCLTRNFPVQGRRKRD, from the coding sequence ATGACGGCCGAGCCGTTCTACTTCGATATCACCGGCGAGGGGATCGGCGTATTTATGGGGCCGACCGAGGCCCGCTTGATGGAACTGGCCTGGCGCCACCAGAGCCTGACCGTCAAGAGCGCGCTGGCGCTCCTTGAACCAAACCAAACTGCCGCCTATACGACCGTGATGACCGTGCTCAACCGGCTTGTTCAAAAAGGCCTTCTCTTGCGTGACAAGGACGGCCGGAATTTTGTCTATCGCCCGGCGGTTGACAGGGAGCAGTTTATTCGGTCAAGAGTCGGTCAGGTCGAAGACTGCCTGACAAGGAACTTTCCTGTACAGGGCCGGCGCAAGCGCGACTGA
- a CDS encoding methylmalonyl-CoA mutase family protein, whose protein sequence is MAAAKRTTTSGIEIPPVLTRRDIREIEPELPGKYPFTRGIYPEMYRQRPWTMRQYAGFGTAEETNRRFKYLLDRGQTGLSVAFDLATQIGYDSDHPMARGEVGRTGVAIDSLADMERLFDGIPLDKVSTSMTINATTVILLAMYVAVGRKQGVPQDKLSGTVQNDILKEFVARGTYIFPPQPSMRIITDIFAFAGEHLPRYNTISISGYHIREAGATAVQEVAFTLSNAIAYVEAARAAGLDVDDFAPRLSFFFAAHNDLFEEVAKFRTARRLWAKTMKERFGAKDERSWLLRFHTQTGGSTLAAQQPENNIIRTTVQALAAVLGGTQSLHTNSYDEALALPSEKAAEIALRTQQILAFESGVTATADPLAGSYYIKFLSEQLETKITAEMAEIERSGGAVRCVETGYFRDAIARSAYEYQRQVESGQTTIVGVNKFKTDKPETPATLKVDPELESKQIERLRRLRADRDQSRMRNALNGLRTTAAGKANIVPAVIDAVETYATVGEISDALRDVWGEYHDNR, encoded by the coding sequence ATGGCCGCCGCGAAACGCACGACCACGTCGGGTATCGAAATCCCGCCGGTACTGACGCGCAGGGACATTCGAGAAATCGAGCCCGAACTCCCCGGCAAGTATCCGTTCACTCGCGGTATCTACCCGGAGATGTACCGTCAGCGTCCGTGGACCATGCGCCAGTATGCCGGGTTTGGCACCGCCGAAGAAACGAATCGCCGTTTCAAGTACCTCCTGGATAGGGGCCAGACCGGTCTGTCAGTAGCGTTCGATCTGGCCACGCAGATCGGCTATGATTCGGATCACCCGATGGCGCGCGGCGAGGTGGGTCGCACCGGCGTGGCGATTGACTCACTTGCTGATATGGAGCGGCTTTTCGACGGTATCCCACTCGACAAGGTGTCCACGTCGATGACAATTAACGCCACCACGGTCATCCTGCTGGCGATGTATGTCGCGGTCGGCCGCAAGCAGGGCGTACCTCAGGACAAGCTTTCAGGCACTGTGCAGAACGACATCCTCAAGGAGTTTGTCGCGCGAGGGACCTACATTTTCCCGCCACAGCCGTCGATGCGCATCATCACTGACATCTTCGCTTTCGCAGGCGAACACCTGCCGCGCTACAACACTATATCGATCTCCGGGTATCACATCCGTGAGGCGGGCGCCACCGCGGTACAGGAAGTGGCGTTCACACTTTCAAACGCGATTGCTTATGTGGAGGCGGCGCGCGCCGCCGGCCTGGATGTCGATGACTTCGCGCCGCGGCTGTCGTTCTTTTTCGCCGCGCACAACGACCTCTTCGAGGAGGTAGCCAAGTTCAGGACCGCGCGCAGGCTCTGGGCGAAAACCATGAAGGAACGGTTCGGCGCCAAAGACGAACGCTCCTGGTTGCTCCGGTTCCACACGCAAACAGGCGGCTCGACTCTCGCCGCGCAGCAGCCGGAGAACAATATCATCCGCACGACTGTCCAGGCCCTGGCGGCGGTGCTGGGCGGCACGCAGTCGCTGCACACCAATTCGTACGATGAGGCACTCGCGCTTCCGAGCGAGAAAGCGGCCGAGATCGCGCTTCGCACTCAACAAATCCTCGCATTCGAATCGGGCGTAACCGCCACCGCCGATCCGTTGGCGGGATCGTACTATATCAAGTTCCTGAGTGAACAACTTGAGACGAAGATCACCGCGGAGATGGCCGAGATAGAGCGGTCCGGCGGAGCGGTACGCTGTGTCGAAACAGGATACTTCCGCGATGCCATAGCCCGTTCCGCGTATGAGTACCAGCGGCAGGTTGAGTCCGGACAGACCACCATAGTGGGAGTGAATAAGTTCAAAACAGACAAGCCGGAGACCCCGGCGACTCTCAAGGTCGATCCGGAACTCGAAAGCAAGCAGATCGAGCGCCTGCGCAGGCTCCGCGCCGATCGTGACCAGTCCCGGATGCGAAACGCTTTGAACGGCCTTCGCACAACCGCCGCGGGCAAAGCGAACATCGTGCCGGCAGTGATCGACGCGGTCGAGACTTATGCCACGGTGGGCGAGATCTCCGACGCTTTACGTGACGTATGGGGTGAATATCATGACAATCGCTAA
- a CDS encoding GAF domain-containing protein — MDLRRQRLIDSVKDAVAGLGTENEILKKAVELIDAFSPDFNWTGVYMMRDGLLEVGPYIGPVTEHIRIELNKGICGAAATQKRTVIVDDVNADPRFLACSLTTCSEIVVPLMDGETCIGEIDIDSDKPSNFTDNDRRMLEEIAKVVVQRLKAID, encoded by the coding sequence GTGGATCTCAGACGACAAAGACTGATTGACTCGGTGAAAGACGCCGTCGCCGGTCTCGGAACGGAGAATGAGATTCTAAAGAAAGCAGTCGAGCTGATCGACGCCTTCTCCCCTGATTTCAACTGGACCGGTGTTTACATGATGCGGGACGGCTTACTCGAGGTGGGGCCGTACATTGGACCGGTAACTGAACATATACGAATCGAACTAAATAAGGGCATATGCGGGGCGGCGGCGACTCAGAAGAGGACCGTAATAGTGGATGACGTCAACGCCGACCCGCGCTTTCTGGCCTGCTCCCTGACTACCTGTTCCGAGATTGTCGTGCCGCTCATGGACGGCGAGACTTGTATAGGTGAGATCGACATTGACTCGGATAAGCCGTCGAATTTCACCGATAATGACCGCCGGATGCTGGAGGAGATTGCTAAGGTTGTCGTGCAAAGGCTGAAAGCGATTGACTGA
- a CDS encoding sigma-54 dependent transcriptional regulator: MSRVRALGSPSPNAAENGVYRIEIRPRSSFSELTIPAKILVIDDEDSMCHFMEIMLTREGYAVDVTTSPREGVARVRDDNFDLIIADLNMPEMTGIDVLKEVRSFKSDQEFIVMTAFASVDTAIEAMKQGAADYITKPFKVDEIKLVIEKSISRRKLIGENITLKKQLQGDHSFDNFIGQAESMVKVKKLATRIAGSDSTVLIRGESGTGKDLVARAIHSLSPRCGGPFVTINCAALPETLLETELFGHKKGSFTGAIKDKDGLFKVASGGTFFLDEVGNTSPAIQVKLLRVLEDKKIIPVGDTRPIDVDVRLIAATNADLEEDVRDSRFRADLFYRLNVIPIDIPPLRERMDDLPLLVDHFVRMFAEKTRARPRLVSDAAMEVLRRYSWPGNVRELENVIERAILLSRSATLEPSDFPEKLIRSEETQLVREVAPVTPTLESIEKAYIHYVMTQTDGKKAEAARILGIDTSTLYRKIQRYDLPTGDKKKSPGRKADNDSE, from the coding sequence ATGAGCAGAGTCCGTGCCCTTGGTTCACCGTCCCCAAACGCTGCCGAAAATGGTGTTTATAGAATAGAAATACGCCCCAGGAGCAGCTTTTCGGAATTGACCATACCGGCCAAGATTCTCGTGATCGACGACGAAGACTCCATGTGTCATTTCATGGAGATCATGTTGACCCGTGAAGGGTACGCCGTCGATGTCACCACCTCCCCGCGCGAGGGAGTTGCCCGCGTGCGCGACGACAATTTCGATTTGATCATTGCCGACCTTAACATGCCGGAGATGACCGGAATCGATGTGCTCAAAGAGGTGCGGTCGTTCAAGTCGGACCAGGAGTTTATCGTGATGACCGCGTTTGCCTCGGTGGACACGGCTATCGAGGCCATGAAACAGGGCGCGGCCGATTACATCACGAAGCCGTTCAAGGTCGACGAGATCAAGCTGGTTATCGAGAAATCGATCAGCCGCCGCAAGCTTATCGGCGAGAATATTACGCTGAAGAAACAGCTTCAGGGCGATCACTCGTTCGACAATTTCATCGGGCAGGCCGAGTCAATGGTCAAAGTCAAGAAGCTGGCCACCCGCATTGCGGGCTCCGACTCGACAGTGCTGATCAGGGGTGAATCGGGCACCGGCAAGGACCTTGTAGCGCGGGCGATACATTCGCTCTCGCCGCGCTGCGGCGGGCCGTTTGTAACTATCAACTGCGCTGCCCTGCCGGAGACCCTGCTCGAGACTGAACTGTTCGGCCACAAGAAGGGCTCGTTCACGGGCGCCATAAAAGACAAGGACGGCCTGTTCAAAGTGGCGTCCGGCGGGACGTTCTTTCTCGATGAGGTCGGAAACACCTCGCCGGCGATCCAGGTAAAGCTGCTGCGGGTACTCGAAGACAAGAAGATTATCCCGGTAGGCGACACCAGGCCTATCGATGTCGACGTCCGTCTTATCGCAGCGACCAACGCTGACCTCGAGGAAGACGTCCGCGACAGCCGCTTCCGCGCCGACTTGTTTTACCGGCTGAATGTGATCCCGATCGATATCCCGCCGCTGCGTGAGCGTATGGACGATCTGCCGCTGCTGGTGGATCATTTCGTGCGGATGTTTGCGGAGAAGACACGAGCGCGTCCCCGCCTGGTTTCCGATGCCGCCATGGAGGTGCTGCGGCGCTACTCGTGGCCGGGCAACGTGCGAGAACTGGAAAATGTCATCGAGCGGGCAATTCTGCTCAGCCGGTCGGCAACTCTCGAACCGAGCGACTTTCCGGAGAAGCTGATCCGTTCCGAAGAGACGCAGCTGGTTAGAGAAGTTGCGCCGGTGACACCGACACTGGAGTCGATCGAAAAGGCGTATATCCATTATGTGATGACACAGACCGATGGAAAGAAAGCCGAGGCGGCGCGAATACTCGGAATCGACACGTCGACACTGTACCGTAAAATCCAGCGTTATGATCTTCCCACGGGCGACAAGAAGAAGTCGCCGGGGCGGAAGGCGGACAATGATTCCGAGTAG
- a CDS encoding prepilin-type N-terminal cleavage/methylation domain-containing protein codes for MNRRLFRQNGFTLIELMIVVVIIGILAALAIPRYGQSAIRAKQGEAQLILKQVCTMQMLYRASSPTNSYWSTGATANAGNPMAFNAIDVEIPSNARYDYTIQLVGADFEATASANLDEDATLDTWTIHADGVMTCTSNDATG; via the coding sequence ATGAATAGAAGGTTGTTCCGACAGAACGGCTTTACGCTTATTGAGTTGATGATAGTCGTTGTCATCATCGGCATTCTCGCCGCCCTGGCTATTCCGCGCTACGGGCAGTCGGCTATTCGCGCCAAGCAGGGCGAAGCCCAGTTGATTCTCAAGCAGGTCTGCACCATGCAGATGCTCTACCGGGCGTCGTCCCCGACCAACAGCTACTGGTCGACCGGCGCCACCGCCAACGCGGGCAATCCGATGGCCTTTAACGCGATCGATGTCGAGATTCCGTCCAACGCCCGCTACGACTACACGATCCAGTTGGTGGGAGCCGATTTTGAAGCCACAGCCTCGGCCAACCTCGATGAGGACGCCACTCTCGATACCTGGACCATCCACGCCGACGGCGTGATGACCTGCACCTCCAACGACGCCACCGGTTAG
- the accC gene encoding acetyl-CoA carboxylase biotin carboxylase subunit, giving the protein MPTPIRKILIANRGEIAVRIIRACQDLGIRSVAVFSDCDRTAFHVRVADEAYYVGPSPSTQSYLVIDNIIAAAKQSGADAIHPGYGFLAENAEFAQRCADEGIIFIGPKAETVRLLGDKLEARAMALKAGLPVVPGTDIGPKDLSTAQLFGAQAGYPILVKAAAGGGGKGMRVVESAEAFAEALATASREAQAAFGDGRVFLEKYLDGPRHIEIQILCDQYGNGIHLGERECSIQRRHQKVIEESPSVVMTDDLRKRMGDAAVSIARASGYVGAGTVEFLVDPDLSFYFLEVNTRLQVEHPVTEMVTGIDLVKEQIAVAEGHALRLRQEDIQIRGHAIECRVYAEDPDAGFMPSTGTLYNYRIPAGPGVRVDSGVVVHSEIPIYYDPMIAKLVVWGRDRVEALSRTRRALEEYNISGVKSTISFHRAILQNERFIRGDFSTGFLQEEYPENDYSTHDDSLLETAALAAAVDRMITERRISLSDPAAPTTASGWTRFYRGHALRRFGGSR; this is encoded by the coding sequence ATGCCCACGCCGATCAGGAAAATCCTCATCGCCAATCGCGGCGAAATCGCCGTCAGGATAATCCGCGCCTGCCAGGACCTGGGGATTAGGTCGGTGGCGGTCTTCTCCGACTGCGACCGCACCGCCTTCCACGTGCGCGTCGCCGATGAGGCCTACTACGTGGGACCGTCGCCGTCGACCCAGAGTTATCTTGTAATCGACAACATCATCGCCGCCGCCAAACAGTCCGGTGCCGACGCCATCCATCCCGGCTACGGTTTTCTCGCGGAGAACGCCGAATTCGCGCAGCGCTGCGCCGACGAGGGGATCATCTTCATCGGGCCCAAAGCGGAGACGGTCCGTTTGCTGGGCGACAAACTTGAGGCGCGCGCTATGGCGTTAAAGGCCGGCCTGCCGGTGGTGCCGGGGACCGATATCGGCCCGAAAGATCTCAGCACGGCGCAACTGTTCGGCGCACAGGCCGGCTATCCTATACTGGTCAAGGCCGCGGCCGGCGGCGGCGGCAAGGGTATGCGGGTGGTCGAGTCCGCTGAAGCGTTCGCGGAGGCACTCGCCACCGCCAGCCGCGAGGCACAAGCCGCGTTCGGCGATGGCCGCGTGTTTCTGGAGAAGTATCTCGACGGGCCCCGGCACATCGAAATCCAGATCCTGTGCGATCAGTACGGCAACGGCATTCATCTGGGCGAACGCGAATGTTCTATCCAGCGGCGGCATCAGAAAGTCATTGAGGAATCGCCATCGGTGGTCATGACCGACGATCTCCGGAAGCGGATGGGCGATGCCGCGGTGAGTATCGCCAGGGCGAGTGGATATGTTGGCGCCGGCACGGTTGAATTCCTGGTCGATCCGGATTTGTCGTTCTACTTCCTCGAAGTCAACACCCGCCTGCAGGTGGAGCATCCGGTCACCGAGATGGTCACCGGGATCGATCTGGTCAAAGAGCAGATTGCCGTTGCCGAGGGACACGCGCTTCGCCTGAGGCAGGAGGATATCCAGATTCGGGGCCACGCAATCGAGTGCCGTGTCTACGCCGAGGATCCCGATGCCGGGTTTATGCCCAGCACCGGCACGTTGTACAATTACCGCATTCCCGCTGGGCCGGGGGTGCGGGTAGATTCCGGGGTGGTCGTGCATTCGGAGATTCCGATCTACTATGATCCGATGATCGCCAAGTTAGTAGTTTGGGGGCGGGACCGGGTCGAGGCACTCTCTCGCACCCGGCGGGCGCTCGAGGAGTACAATATCTCCGGCGTCAAATCGACTATCAGTTTTCATCGCGCCATACTTCAGAATGAGCGTTTCATCAGGGGGGACTTCTCAACCGGGTTTCTCCAGGAAGAGTACCCGGAAAACGACTACAGCACACACGATGACTCCCTGCTCGAGACCGCCGCGCTCGCCGCGGCCGTCGACCGGATGATCACCGAGCGGCGGATTTCCTTGTCTGACCCCGCCGCCCCCACGACAGCTTCGGGCTGGACACGCTTCTATCGCGGCCACGCCCTGCGCCGGTTCGGAGGTTCGCGCTGA
- a CDS encoding DUF5668 domain-containing protein, with protein sequence MFTGVLLLIIGTLMILQKAGVLEGSAWEFLLPAVLIALGLDFVFRSGKKNR encoded by the coding sequence ATGTTCACCGGAGTGCTCTTACTGATCATCGGGACGCTCATGATCCTTCAGAAAGCGGGCGTTCTCGAAGGCTCGGCCTGGGAGTTTCTCCTGCCCGCTGTGCTGATTGCTCTCGGCCTGGACTTTGTTTTCAGGAGCGGCAAGAAGAACCGCTGA
- the mce gene encoding methylmalonyl-CoA epimerase: MSALISHVGIAVRDLDAAIEKYRALLGCEPVSVHDVPDQQVRAAFFDRANSRLDSGGRVELLQATSPDSPIARFIAKRGEGLHHICIYVDDLPETLARLKSSGRRLIDEVPRIGADGHRIAFVHPADTHGVLFELEER, translated from the coding sequence ATGTCGGCGCTGATATCTCATGTGGGGATTGCGGTCCGCGATCTCGACGCCGCCATTGAGAAATACCGCGCCTTGCTCGGTTGCGAACCGGTATCGGTTCATGACGTTCCCGACCAGCAAGTGAGAGCGGCCTTCTTTGACAGAGCCAACTCCCGTCTCGATTCAGGAGGGCGAGTCGAGCTGCTACAAGCGACCTCCCCGGACAGCCCGATAGCGCGGTTTATCGCAAAGCGGGGCGAGGGGCTGCATCATATCTGTATCTATGTGGATGACCTTCCGGAGACCCTGGCCCGGCTCAAAAGCTCCGGCAGACGGCTTATAGACGAAGTGCCCCGGATCGGCGCGGATGGACATCGTATCGCGTTCGTCCACCCTGCCGATACCCACGGGGTGCTGTTCGAATTGGAAGAGCGCTGA
- a CDS encoding biotin/lipoyl-containing protein → MPRYIAKIKDREYDITLDYLADRVVANINGQKREVVVHRLRDTRSLVLIDNRSYEVDIRSNGAAGASAEKIVFLRGRDVHVTVENYALAQMNKAAGKSSPSTSETSFRAPMPGLVVQIRVQPEQEIKVGDPLIVIEAMKMENILKARTAGVVRSVPVAVGKSVEKGDILVEFE, encoded by the coding sequence ATGCCGCGCTATATAGCCAAAATCAAGGACCGCGAGTACGACATCACGCTCGATTATCTTGCGGACCGCGTGGTGGCCAATATCAACGGCCAGAAACGCGAGGTGGTCGTGCACCGCCTTCGTGACACCCGCTCCCTGGTGCTGATTGACAACCGCTCGTACGAGGTTGATATCAGGAGTAACGGTGCGGCGGGGGCATCGGCGGAAAAAATCGTCTTTTTGCGTGGTCGTGATGTTCATGTCACTGTCGAGAATTACGCCCTCGCCCAGATGAATAAGGCGGCCGGCAAGAGTTCGCCGTCGACAAGCGAAACGAGTTTCCGCGCGCCCATGCCCGGACTGGTGGTGCAGATACGAGTGCAGCCGGAGCAGGAGATCAAGGTCGGCGACCCGCTTATCGTGATCGAGGCCATGAAAATGGAGAATATCCTCAAGGCGCGAACTGCGGGTGTAGTCAGGTCAGTCCCGGTCGCAGTCGGAAAGTCAGTCGAAAAGGGCGACATATTGGTGGAGTTCGAGTAG
- a CDS encoding acyl-CoA carboxylase subunit beta, protein MSLKEKLEYLEAMRSRARLGGGQDRIDDQHKKGKLTARERIELLVDPNSFEEFDTFVTHRSSDFGLAEKRVLGDGVVTGCGKIHGRLVYIFSQDFTVFGGSLSEAHAEKVCKIMKMAMKVGAPVIGLNDSGGARIQEGVVSLGGYADIFLLNTLASGVIPQISAILGPCAGGAVYSPAITDFVLMTKGTSYMFVTGPNVVKTVTHEQVTSEELGGAMVHASKSGVAHFACENEADVIDKLKRLVSYIPQNNCEDPPWVPTNDPPDREAEALNQIIPDNPNQPYDIKDVIRLVVDEGTFFEVHEEFAQNIVVGFARLGGRSIGIVANQPAVMAGVLDINSSAKGARFIRFCDCFNIPLLTFEDVPGFMPGVDQEHGGIIKNGAKLLYAYCEATVPKITVITRKAYGGAYDVMNSKHVRGDMNYAWPTAEIAVMGPKGAVEIIFKKDIADAPDPEAETQRKTEEYREKFANPFVAAARGYVDDVIEPMSTRPRLIRAFEMLTTKKDANPPKKHGNIPL, encoded by the coding sequence ATGTCTCTCAAGGAGAAGCTCGAGTATCTCGAGGCCATGCGCTCGCGCGCCAGGCTGGGCGGCGGGCAGGACCGGATTGACGACCAGCACAAGAAAGGCAAGCTGACCGCGCGGGAGCGGATCGAGCTGCTGGTCGATCCCAATTCGTTCGAAGAGTTCGATACGTTTGTCACGCACCGTTCGAGCGATTTCGGCCTGGCGGAAAAGAGAGTACTCGGTGACGGTGTGGTCACCGGCTGCGGCAAAATTCACGGCCGCCTCGTGTACATCTTCTCGCAGGATTTCACCGTGTTCGGCGGCTCGCTTTCCGAGGCGCACGCCGAAAAAGTCTGCAAGATCATGAAGATGGCGATGAAAGTGGGTGCGCCGGTGATCGGCTTGAACGACTCCGGCGGCGCGCGCATTCAGGAGGGGGTGGTCTCGCTCGGCGGATACGCGGATATCTTTCTGCTCAACACGCTGGCCTCGGGGGTCATCCCGCAGATTTCGGCTATCCTCGGCCCGTGTGCCGGCGGCGCGGTCTACAGCCCCGCCATCACCGATTTCGTCTTAATGACCAAAGGTACGTCGTACATGTTCGTCACCGGCCCAAACGTTGTCAAGACGGTAACCCACGAACAGGTGACATCAGAGGAGTTGGGGGGCGCGATGGTGCACGCCTCCAAGTCGGGCGTGGCGCATTTCGCCTGTGAGAACGAGGCGGACGTAATCGATAAACTCAAACGGCTGGTCAGCTACATTCCGCAGAACAATTGTGAAGATCCACCTTGGGTGCCGACCAACGATCCTCCCGACCGCGAGGCCGAGGCCCTGAACCAGATTATTCCTGACAATCCCAACCAACCGTACGATATAAAAGACGTTATCAGACTCGTCGTGGACGAAGGGACCTTTTTCGAAGTGCACGAGGAATTCGCGCAGAATATCGTGGTCGGATTTGCGCGGCTGGGTGGGCGATCGATCGGTATTGTCGCTAATCAACCGGCGGTCATGGCGGGCGTGCTGGATATTAACTCCTCGGCCAAGGGAGCGCGCTTCATTCGCTTCTGTGATTGTTTCAACATTCCGCTGCTGACATTCGAGGATGTCCCCGGCTTCATGCCCGGGGTCGATCAGGAGCACGGCGGCATTATCAAGAATGGCGCGAAGCTGCTCTATGCCTACTGTGAGGCAACCGTGCCGAAGATTACAGTTATAACGCGCAAGGCTTACGGCGGCGCTTACGACGTCATGAACTCCAAGCATGTGCGCGGCGATATGAACTACGCATGGCCGACTGCGGAAATTGCGGTCATGGGGCCGAAAGGGGCGGTGGAGATTATCTTCAAGAAGGACATTGCCGACGCCCCCGATCCGGAGGCCGAAACGCAGCGCAAGACCGAGGAATACCGGGAGAAGTTCGCCAATCCGTTTGTAGCGGCGGCGCGGGGGTATGTTGACGACGTGATCGAGCCGATGTCAACGCGGCCGCGTCTCATTCGCGCGTTCGAGATGCTCACGACCAAGAAAGACGCCAACCCGCCGAAGAAGCACGGGAATATACCGTTATAG